One Besnoitia besnoiti strain Bb-Ger1 chromosome Unknown contig00025, whole genome shotgun sequence DNA segment encodes these proteins:
- a CDS encoding uncharacterized protein (encoded by transcript BESB_042720): protein MLSVVIFIKLSYSDATSRHRGAKPPRQYGLSGEISLLSLDLYLYKHFYFTEIFLKTVFKSLHLSCGSELTRQ from the exons ATGCTTTCAGTAGTTATTTTTATTAAACTTAGCTATTCA GATGCGACGAGCCGACATCGAGGTGCCAAACCTCCCCGTCAATATGGACTATCGGGAGAGATCAGCCTGTTATCCCTAGA TCTGTATCTTTACAAACATTTCTATTTCACCGAAATTTTCTTAAAGACAGTGTTCAAGTCGTTACACCTTTCGTGCGGGTCGGAACTTACCCGACAATGA
- a CDS encoding ribosomal protein S4 (encoded by transcript BESB_042730) — protein sequence MEKTFKAKLKKLQYFKLTFLPGFCTKLLKKELVFTKKGKLSAFLTKLLEKQKLKYNYGLKENQIKKYFKYIKLLILNN from the coding sequence ATGGAAAAAACTTTTAAAGCAAAACTTAAAAAATTACAATATTTTAAGCTTACTTTTTTACCTGGTTTTTGTACTAAACTATTAAAAAAAGAATTAGTGTTTACGAAAAAAGGAAAATTGTCTGCTTTTTTAACTAAATTACTAGAAAAACAAAAATTAAAGTATAATTATGGGCTTAAAGAAAATCAAATTAAAAAATATTTTAAATATATTAAATTATTAATATTAAATAATTAA